Proteins from a genomic interval of Bacteroidota bacterium:
- a CDS encoding toxin-antitoxin system YwqK family antitoxin has translation MKKKILILLIFSLPFGKGWGWAFAQTQQTFYDADKKIKKEIFHTKKESGKTMKDGLYQIYYENGKPWQEGNYKEDKLEGDWKIYFNNGQLKQTVHYENGRRQGNSKIYYDDGILFQELIYKDDKMDGKNIFHHTNGKIMEVSEYKNDTLNGESRGFNENGSRSFNRIYLNGKRNGNCEGFYDNGLQKEKYTCVNDLYEGEFISYYKDSLNGKQKTCTYKNGKLNGTFTGYYSNGSIEMKGTYANDSLQGEYTHYFSSKTQGVQQGIPVEKGNYKNNSRTGLWTSWYPDGKNYTAGNFVNGKYEGEWKVYHPNGNLKQTGAYSNGIENGFWKYYHPNGNTYMEGKYTDGKQEGPWKVYYEDGKLLADYNWLNGILNGKQTAYDKEGKVAEVKVYENGVQK, from the coding sequence ATGAAGAAAAAAATTCTGATACTCTTAATTTTCTCCCTTCCCTTCGGGAAGGGATGGGGATGGGCTTTTGCACAAACCCAGCAAACCTTTTACGATGCCGATAAAAAAATAAAAAAAGAAATCTTTCATACAAAAAAAGAATCGGGAAAAACAATGAAGGATGGTTTGTATCAAATCTATTATGAGAATGGCAAACCCTGGCAGGAAGGAAATTACAAAGAAGATAAATTAGAAGGAGACTGGAAGATTTATTTTAACAACGGGCAGCTGAAACAAACCGTTCATTATGAAAACGGACGGAGGCAGGGAAACTCAAAAATATATTATGACGATGGCATACTCTTTCAGGAACTGATTTACAAAGATGACAAGATGGATGGGAAAAATATTTTTCATCACACCAACGGAAAAATCATGGAAGTGTCGGAATACAAAAACGACACGCTCAACGGAGAAAGCAGGGGCTTTAATGAAAACGGAAGCAGGTCATTCAACAGAATATATCTCAACGGCAAGCGCAACGGCAACTGCGAAGGGTTTTATGATAACGGATTGCAAAAAGAAAAATATACCTGCGTAAATGATTTGTATGAAGGAGAATTTATTTCGTATTACAAAGATTCGCTCAACGGAAAACAAAAAACCTGCACTTACAAAAACGGAAAGCTCAACGGAACCTTCACCGGATATTATTCCAACGGCTCCATTGAAATGAAAGGAACCTACGCGAACGATTCCCTGCAGGGAGAATACACGCATTATTTCTCATCTAAAACTCAGGGAGTTCAGCAAGGAATACCTGTGGAAAAAGGTAATTATAAGAACAACTCGCGCACCGGATTATGGACATCGTGGTATCCGGATGGGAAGAATTACACTGCCGGAAATTTTGTCAACGGAAAATATGAGGGCGAATGGAAAGTATATCACCCAAACGGAAATCTGAAACAAACGGGCGCTTACTCAAACGGAATTGAAAACGGTTTTTGGAAATACTACCATCCCAACGGCAACACGTATATGGAAGGAAAATATACTGATGGAAAACAAGAAGGACCCTGGAAAGTTTATTACGAAGATGGAAAACTACTTGCCGATTACAACTGGCTGAACGGAATCCTTAATGGCAAACAAACTGCCTACGATAAAGAAGGAAAAGTGGCTGAAGTTAAAGTTTATGAAAACGGAGTGCAGAAATGA
- a CDS encoding sugar transferase: protein MPRKTVQIVKHIAADLFAASTAWAAFYVFRKIYIESVKFGQDIPIEFGKKFYLGLFIIPIFWFALYASTGAYKDVFRKSRLKELGQTLFISLAGVIIIFFTIILDDEIITYKTYYQSFLAILTLHFAITFFMRFILVTNTVYKVHNRIISFNTLLVGSNEGAWKIFNEMTSQKKSSGNKFIGFVMVDDKNGYSHKLQQQVPCLGNISSIKASIKEKEVEEVIIAIESSEHESLGKIIGELEETPANIKIIPDMYDILSGQVKMSNVLGTPLIEISRSIMPVWQQTLKRTIDIVISFIVLTVFSPLYIITAILVRIGSPGKIIYRHERIGRHGIPFMIHKFRSMYVNAEHNGPQLSSSNDPRITKFGKFMRRTRLDELPQFYNVLMGDMSIVGPRPERQHFIDQIVKRAPHYKHLLKVRPGITSWGQVKYGYAENVDQMIERLKFDIIYIENMSLALDFKILIYTVMIILQGRGK, encoded by the coding sequence ATGCCCCGAAAAACCGTACAAATAGTCAAGCACATTGCTGCGGATCTTTTTGCTGCATCGACAGCGTGGGCGGCTTTTTATGTTTTTCGGAAAATTTATATTGAGAGTGTTAAGTTCGGTCAGGATATTCCCATTGAGTTTGGAAAGAAATTTTATCTGGGACTGTTTATCATTCCCATTTTCTGGTTTGCGCTCTATGCATCCACGGGTGCCTACAAGGATGTTTTCAGAAAATCCCGATTGAAAGAGCTCGGGCAAACGCTTTTCATTTCCCTTGCAGGTGTTATTATTATTTTCTTTACCATCATTCTGGATGATGAAATTATTACGTACAAAACGTATTATCAATCCTTCCTTGCTATCCTGACTCTGCATTTTGCCATTACATTCTTTATGCGGTTCATACTCGTAACCAATACGGTTTACAAAGTGCATAACCGGATTATCAGCTTCAATACATTGCTGGTGGGAAGCAATGAAGGAGCCTGGAAAATTTTTAACGAGATGACAAGCCAGAAAAAATCTTCGGGCAATAAATTTATCGGCTTTGTGATGGTAGATGATAAGAACGGCTATTCGCACAAGCTTCAGCAGCAAGTGCCCTGCCTGGGAAACATCAGCAGTATTAAAGCAAGCATTAAGGAAAAAGAAGTGGAGGAAGTGATCATCGCCATTGAATCATCTGAGCACGAGAGTTTGGGGAAAATAATCGGAGAACTGGAAGAAACTCCCGCCAACATAAAAATCATTCCTGATATGTATGATATTTTATCGGGTCAGGTGAAGATGAGCAACGTGCTGGGAACACCGCTTATAGAAATTTCGCGAAGCATCATGCCGGTGTGGCAGCAAACACTGAAACGAACGATTGATATTGTGATTTCATTTATTGTGCTCACGGTTTTCAGTCCTCTATATATCATTACGGCAATTTTGGTGCGGATAGGTTCGCCCGGAAAAATTATTTACCGTCATGAGCGCATCGGGCGGCATGGAATTCCTTTCATGATTCATAAATTCCGCTCCATGTATGTAAATGCGGAGCATAACGGTCCGCAGCTTTCCAGCAGCAACGACCCGCGCATCACCAAGTTCGGAAAGTTTATGCGAAGAACAAGATTAGATGAACTTCCGCAGTTTTACAATGTTCTGATGGGCGATATGAGTATTGTAGGTCCTCGCCCTGAACGTCAGCATTTTATTGACCAGATTGTGAAACGCGCCCCGCATTATAAACATTTACTCAAAGTGCGCCCGGGCATTACTTCGTGGGGACAGGTGAAATACGGCTATGCCGAAAATGTTGACCAGATGATTGAACGCCTCAAGTTCGACATTATTTATATTGAGAACATGTCTCTCGCCCTCGATTTTAAAATTCTTATTTATACGGTGATGATTATTCTGCAGGGGAGAGGGAAATAA
- a CDS encoding Gfo/Idh/MocA family oxidoreductase, translating into MIKIGLLGVGHLGKIHLKLLKEIPQFQVIGFFDSDKEKSQKVQKEFNVPAFDSADKLISLCDAVDIVTPTITHHRFAVRALKNSKHIFIEKPIANTLDEAKEIRKLEEEANVKVQIGHVERFNPAFLSVQKYFDNPMFIETHRLAQFNPRGTDVSVVLDLMIHDIDIVLSVVKSNVKKINASGVAVVSDSPDICNARIEFDNGAVANVTASRISLKSMRKSRFFQRDAYISVDFLDKKTEIIRMKTIEQEPSDPFALTIDLGAKGMKQIFFDNPKVEESNAIKMELQSFADAIINDKQTAITAEDGCRAMDVAYKVMEKMQFKITNER; encoded by the coding sequence ATGATTAAAATAGGATTGCTCGGAGTCGGTCATCTTGGCAAGATTCATCTGAAGCTTCTGAAAGAAATTCCGCAGTTTCAGGTAATAGGTTTTTTTGATTCTGACAAAGAGAAATCTCAGAAAGTTCAGAAAGAGTTTAATGTTCCTGCTTTTGATTCTGCCGATAAATTAATTTCCCTGTGCGATGCTGTTGATATTGTAACTCCCACCATCACGCATCACCGGTTTGCAGTCAGGGCGCTGAAAAACTCAAAACATATTTTTATAGAGAAACCGATTGCAAACACGCTGGATGAAGCGAAAGAAATCCGCAAGTTGGAGGAGGAAGCAAATGTAAAAGTTCAGATAGGGCATGTGGAGCGGTTCAACCCTGCTTTTCTTTCCGTTCAGAAATATTTTGACAATCCCATGTTCATTGAAACGCACCGGCTGGCGCAGTTCAATCCGCGCGGAACAGATGTTTCGGTGGTGCTTGATTTAATGATTCATGATATAGATATTGTATTGAGTGTGGTGAAATCGAATGTGAAAAAAATAAATGCGAGCGGAGTGGCGGTGGTGAGCGATTCGCCTGACATTTGCAATGCCCGCATTGAGTTTGACAATGGAGCAGTGGCAAACGTTACAGCCAGCAGGATTTCATTAAAGAGCATGCGCAAGTCAAGATTCTTTCAGCGAGATGCCTATATTTCGGTAGATTTTTTAGATAAGAAAACAGAAATAATAAGAATGAAAACGATTGAGCAGGAACCCAGCGATCCTTTTGCCCTTACGATAGACCTAGGCGCTAAAGGAATGAAGCAAATATTTTTTGACAACCCGAAAGTGGAGGAGAGCAATGCAATAAAAATGGAATTGCAATCGTTCGCGGATGCAATAATTAATGATAAACAAACTGCTATCACGGCAGAAGACGGTTGCCGCGCGATGGATGTGGCCTATAAGGTGATGGAGAAGATGCAGTTTAAAATTACGAATGAAAGATAA
- a CDS encoding protein-L-isoaspartate(D-aspartate) O-methyltransferase translates to MTPNQLTDTYLHQGLRSKLVKELREKGIKDENILHAIGKIPRHFFFNTTFIKFAYEDKAFPIAAGQTISQPYTVAFQTQLLELKKGEKVMEIGTGSGYQTAVLLEMGVKVFTIERQKELYDKTKISLPAMGYAPKFFYGDGYIGLEAFAPFDKILVTAGAPFIPEPLKQQLKTGGRLVIPVGQGDLQEMILIEKKSPTPALPVREGEKDSEGAFEYKQTKHGFFRFVPLLEEKNK, encoded by the coding sequence ATGACTCCCAATCAACTCACTGATACCTATCTCCACCAGGGGCTTCGTTCCAAACTTGTAAAAGAATTGCGGGAGAAAGGAATTAAAGATGAAAATATTTTACACGCAATCGGAAAAATACCGCGCCATTTTTTCTTCAACACCACATTCATAAAATTCGCTTACGAAGACAAAGCGTTTCCCATTGCCGCAGGGCAAACCATTTCGCAGCCCTACACCGTTGCGTTTCAAACCCAACTGCTGGAACTGAAGAAAGGAGAAAAAGTGATGGAGATTGGAACCGGCAGCGGCTACCAGACAGCCGTGCTATTGGAAATGGGAGTAAAAGTTTTTACCATTGAACGCCAGAAAGAACTTTACGATAAAACAAAAATATCGCTGCCGGCTATGGGATATGCTCCAAAGTTTTTTTACGGTGACGGATACATAGGGCTTGAAGCGTTCGCACCGTTCGATAAAATTCTTGTCACTGCCGGTGCTCCTTTTATTCCCGAACCGCTGAAACAGCAATTGAAAACCGGAGGGAGGCTGGTAATTCCTGTCGGGCAGGGCGATCTGCAGGAAATGATTTTGATAGAGAAAAAAAGTCCCACCCCTGCCCTCCCCGTTAGGGAGGGAGAAAAAGATTCAGAAGGGGCTTTTGAATACAAACAAACAAAACACGGATTCTTTCGCTTTGTTCCATTGCTGGAAGAGAAAAATAAGTAA
- a CDS encoding tail fiber domain-containing protein, whose translation MKQTKNKSILFAMLIAGAMVVQNVQAQTALSGTAAASNSCGTTAGTGGTDNTNVGCGAGDAIAAGGINNVAVGMDALGALTTGDYNTAIGWQAGLICTTGTYNAFITARAGEANITGSNNCFAGYEAGFNSTVSDNTFLGFQSGLVNSTGANNTCVGSGSAYHNNTGSNNAIVGYQAGYLSGSTSTAISNNCFFGYQAGLGVSGNSNSDNCFFGYQAGAGITTGVGNVLIGREAGSGLTNTGGVPGPVPNTIVGYRAGNGITTSPGNVIMGASSGQGVTTNSGGYNTIVGYNSGNIITTNGYNTCIGNGADIPSTYTNCTFLGNNGGTNWIAANNEMQLGNSNITAIHVAPAALTYHGSDRRIKNNIKENVPGLSFINLLKPVTYHYDIHKESSITGYPMKTVVDVEAVTVTDSSSGNVTTTPAQTHQEIDTAYWNGKYDAEKILLTGLIAQQVDSAAQQIGYDFDGIYKPKDANHIYGLSYTQFVIPLIKAVQELSKTVDSLKAAKSGQRLGDDGSGKNIQNIKLTLPNAATLGDAQPNPNSGSTQIPYYLPDNTNGAKIIFTDMLGKVMKEEVLKAGYGLLNIDTQDLPTGIYNYSLVVDGKVIDNKKMMRNK comes from the coding sequence ATGAAACAAACAAAAAACAAATCCATTCTCTTTGCAATGCTCATTGCAGGAGCAATGGTTGTACAGAATGTACAGGCGCAAACAGCATTAAGCGGTACTGCTGCTGCTTCTAATTCTTGCGGTACTACAGCCGGAACAGGTGGTACAGATAACACAAATGTGGGCTGTGGTGCCGGAGATGCTATTGCTGCTGGGGGTATTAATAATGTTGCAGTGGGTATGGATGCTCTTGGCGCTCTTACCACAGGAGATTACAATACCGCGATTGGATGGCAGGCAGGATTGATATGTACAACCGGAACTTATAACGCTTTTATTACTGCGAGAGCAGGTGAAGCAAATATCACTGGGTCTAACAATTGTTTTGCGGGATACGAAGCAGGTTTTAATAGTACAGTATCAGACAATACTTTCTTGGGCTTTCAAAGCGGTCTTGTTAATTCAACTGGCGCAAACAATACTTGCGTTGGTTCAGGCAGCGCGTATCATAACAACACAGGAAGCAACAACGCTATCGTGGGCTATCAGGCAGGATATCTTAGTGGAAGTACCAGCACTGCCATTAGTAACAATTGCTTTTTTGGATATCAGGCGGGATTGGGTGTTTCAGGAAACAGCAACAGCGATAACTGTTTTTTCGGTTATCAGGCGGGCGCAGGAATAACCACTGGCGTGGGCAATGTGTTAATTGGCAGAGAGGCAGGCTCAGGGCTTACCAATACAGGTGGAGTGCCCGGACCAGTTCCAAATACAATTGTCGGCTATAGGGCAGGCAATGGTATTACTACCAGCCCCGGTAATGTTATTATGGGAGCGTCATCAGGACAAGGTGTTACTACTAACTCAGGCGGGTACAATACAATTGTTGGATATAACTCTGGAAACATCATTACCACAAACGGCTATAATACTTGCATTGGTAATGGCGCGGATATTCCCTCCACCTATACAAACTGCACTTTTTTAGGTAATAATGGAGGAACAAATTGGATTGCTGCTAATAATGAAATGCAGCTTGGCAATAGCAATATTACAGCAATTCATGTGGCACCTGCTGCACTTACTTATCATGGCAGTGACAGGAGAATTAAAAATAATATCAAGGAAAATGTGCCGGGTCTTTCTTTTATCAACCTGCTTAAACCTGTTACATATCATTATGACATTCACAAAGAAAGCAGCATAACAGGATATCCCATGAAAACTGTTGTGGATGTTGAGGCAGTAACCGTAACCGATTCATCATCAGGCAATGTGACTACTACTCCCGCGCAAACACATCAGGAGATTGATACTGCATACTGGAATGGGAAATACGATGCTGAAAAAATATTGCTGACGGGTTTAATAGCACAACAAGTTGATTCCGCTGCACAACAAATCGGTTATGATTTTGACGGAATATATAAACCGAAAGATGCAAATCATATATATGGTTTGAGTTATACTCAATTTGTCATTCCTCTTATTAAGGCGGTTCAAGAATTGTCGAAAACAGTTGACAGTTTAAAGGCTGCTAAAAGCGGTCAGCGATTAGGTGATGATGGTTCAGGTAAAAACATACAGAACATAAAACTCACTTTGCCGAATGCGGCAACCTTAGGCGATGCACAGCCGAATCCGAACAGCGGAAGCACGCAAATTCCGTATTACTTGCCTGATAATACCAATGGCGCAAAAATCATCTTCACGGATATGCTCGGCAAAGTGATGAAAGAAGAAGTATTAAAAGCAGGATACGGATTGCTGAACATTGATACGCAGGATTTGCCAACCGGCATTTACAATTACAGTTTGGTAGTAGACGGAAAAGTAATTGACAACAAGAAAATGATGCGCAATAAATAA
- a CDS encoding T9SS type A sorting domain-containing protein produces the protein MKIKILTLQFALCLITNAQSPNWQWAKSAGGFPAPGGNHFGNSISTDANGNCYATGNFQVPNIVFGNDTLTSPTTNGTMMYVVKYDSSGNVQWANRPGGVGIITLGNGIATDANGNSYVTGGFSGTVIFGSTTLVGNGFCLVKYDNTGNVLWAKGTNGSSTNTQGKRVSIDANGNVYVTGTFSDPTITFGSYTLYNAYSSNPINIFAVKYDSVGNVLWAKSAGSNNAVGNKDVYTMGISTDANGNCYVTGYFHYIITIGAITLTGSSTGGDCVFIVKYDNAGNVVWAKGSDGTYPSSGTATGISADAIGNSYILGNFISPVFYIGTDTLTDAFGGSTLFIVKYDSAGNFRWAKQTTTAGNSNIETQGISTDAKGNSYTTGRFFGVVSFSNQTIFSNGNNDIFVAKYDSAGNALWAKGVGAPPQNAGGVGIALNTKGNCFVTGSFESPSMVFDGDTVFNTDMWGGSDNVFVAKLNSSDIAGVQEENNLLNEIIIYPNPTNGKIEVRSEKLEIRGLDIYNVLGKKMYSSNSSQTTGSRQQAIDISSLPCGIYFLQIKTPIGVAVRKIVKE, from the coding sequence ATGAAAATTAAAATACTCACCTTACAGTTTGCGCTTTGTTTAATTACAAATGCACAATCTCCTAACTGGCAATGGGCGAAAAGTGCAGGAGGATTTCCTGCGCCTGGCGGAAATCACTTTGGAAACAGCATCAGTACAGATGCAAATGGTAATTGCTATGCAACAGGAAACTTTCAAGTGCCTAATATTGTTTTTGGTAATGATACTTTAACGTCTCCTACTACTAATGGTACAATGATGTATGTAGTGAAATACGATAGTTCAGGCAATGTACAATGGGCAAACCGCCCGGGGGGAGTAGGCATCATCACTCTGGGTAATGGCATTGCCACAGATGCAAACGGAAACAGTTATGTTACGGGAGGGTTTTCAGGAACTGTAATTTTTGGAAGCACTACTTTGGTAGGTAATGGATTTTGTCTTGTAAAATATGACAACACAGGGAATGTACTATGGGCGAAAGGTACTAACGGCAGTTCAACAAATACACAAGGCAAAAGAGTCAGCATTGATGCAAACGGTAATGTATATGTAACAGGTACATTTTCCGACCCCACTATTACTTTTGGAAGTTATACTTTATATAATGCGTATTCCTCTAACCCAATAAATATTTTTGCAGTTAAATATGATTCAGTTGGAAATGTGCTTTGGGCGAAAAGTGCGGGCAGTAATAATGCAGTGGGTAATAAAGATGTTTACACCATGGGCATCAGCACAGATGCAAATGGCAACTGTTATGTAACCGGATATTTTCATTACATAATAACAATTGGCGCTATCACTTTAACAGGTTCATCAACGGGTGGTGATTGTGTTTTTATAGTGAAATATGACAATGCAGGTAATGTTGTTTGGGCAAAGGGTTCTGACGGCACTTATCCTTCTTCAGGTACAGCAACAGGCATCAGTGCTGATGCGATTGGAAATAGTTATATCCTTGGTAATTTCATCAGCCCTGTATTTTATATTGGCACCGATACTCTAACAGATGCATTTGGCGGTTCAACTCTTTTTATAGTTAAATACGACAGCGCAGGCAATTTTCGCTGGGCGAAACAAACAACAACTGCTGGTAATAGTAATATTGAAACGCAGGGAATCAGCACCGATGCAAAAGGAAATAGTTATACAACAGGAAGATTTTTTGGTGTTGTATCCTTTAGCAATCAAACAATATTTTCCAATGGCAACAATGACATTTTCGTAGCGAAATATGACAGCGCAGGCAATGCTCTTTGGGCAAAAGGAGTTGGAGCGCCACCACAGAATGCAGGTGGAGTGGGTATCGCCTTAAATACAAAAGGAAATTGTTTTGTAACCGGCTCTTTTGAAAGCCCGTCAATGGTGTTTGATGGCGATACCGTATTTAATACGGATATGTGGGGTGGCAGTGATAATGTTTTTGTAGCGAAGTTAAATAGCAGTGACATTGCAGGAGTGCAAGAAGAAAATAATTTATTGAATGAAATAATTATTTATCCAAACCCAACGAACGGAAAAATTGAAGTGAGAAGTGAGAAGTTAGAAATAAGAGGTTTAGACATTTACAATGTGCTTGGAAAGAAAATGTATAGCAGTAATAGCAGCCAAACAACAGGCAGCAGGCAACAGGCGATTGATATTTCTTCTCTGCCTTGCGGAATATATTTTTTGCAAATCAAAACTCCAATTGGAGTTGCAGTGAGAAAAATTGTAAAGGAATAA
- a CDS encoding gliding motility-associated C-terminal domain-containing protein has product MRFILLICFLQFSILNILFSQTININSITWSRQSSGDNGYTLDGNRMTGSRAKLLAPANFSASGIYPKSISIYDAYGLSGDLTQISSVPTSNIFFFGSFIINVPSTQQFTSAEIDSVYNWSKKGGKLIIATSPNGAGYDLSILNNKWGFHDSLKAPSYLSPTTDGNNTDIFNGPFGNVSYASQGGYLQGYFDVIPANSKVFATDPNTGNPTLFMDCNTLDLIAADVDVYTDLSGISSGGAINNMQDIFWANAIVFMDKLQPLPIISNTSNTLSLNSAYNDYQWYLNGNPISNSNSLSVTENGTYNVEVTVNGGCKVFSNSIVVDNFCEGALYLPNAFSPNNDGENDILKIYYNNINCIKKNSLTIYDRFGEKVFETTDANFKWNGEYNGKMLNTQVLVYSLHVEFTDKTLLDKKGNISLTH; this is encoded by the coding sequence ATGAGATTTATTCTCTTAATCTGCTTTCTTCAATTTTCAATTCTTAATATTCTTTTTTCTCAAACAATCAATATTAATTCCATAACATGGTCGAGACAAAGCAGCGGAGATAATGGTTATACGCTTGACGGAAACCGGATGACTGGCTCAAGAGCAAAATTATTAGCCCCTGCTAATTTTAGCGCAAGCGGAATTTATCCTAAATCAATTTCAATTTATGATGCTTACGGATTGTCAGGAGATTTAACTCAAATATCTTCTGTTCCTACAAGTAATATTTTTTTCTTCGGCAGTTTTATAATTAATGTCCCGTCAACTCAACAGTTTACTTCTGCTGAAATTGATTCAGTTTATAATTGGTCAAAAAAAGGAGGCAAATTAATTATTGCAACGAGTCCTAATGGTGCCGGATACGACCTATCTATTCTTAATAACAAATGGGGATTTCATGATTCATTAAAAGCTCCCAGCTATCTTTCTCCAACCACAGATGGGAATAATACTGATATTTTTAATGGACCATTTGGAAATGTTTCATATGCATCTCAAGGCGGTTACCTTCAGGGATATTTTGATGTTATTCCTGCTAATTCAAAAGTGTTTGCAACAGACCCAAATACCGGAAACCCAACCTTGTTTATGGATTGCAATACACTTGATTTAATCGCAGCCGATGTTGATGTTTATACTGACCTGAGCGGAATAAGTAGTGGGGGTGCTATAAATAATATGCAAGATATATTTTGGGCAAACGCAATTGTATTTATGGACAAACTTCAACCGCTTCCAATAATCTCAAATACTTCCAATACATTATCTCTAAATTCTGCTTACAATGATTATCAATGGTACCTCAATGGAAATCCAATATCTAATTCTAATAGTTTGTCAGTCACAGAAAATGGAACTTATAATGTAGAAGTTACTGTAAATGGCGGATGCAAAGTATTTTCAAATTCAATTGTAGTAGATAATTTCTGTGAAGGTGCACTTTACCTCCCCAACGCCTTCTCCCCCAACAACGATGGTGAAAATGACATACTTAAGATTTATTATAATAATATAAATTGCATAAAAAAAAATTCCCTAACCATCTATGACCGCTTTGGAGAAAAGGTTTTTGAAACTACGGATGCAAATTTTAAGTGGAACGGAGAATATAATGGCAAAATGTTAAACACTCAGGTACTAGTGTATTCTTTGCATGTAGAGTTTACAGATAAAACATTGCTTGACAAGAAAGGAAATATTTCTTTGACTCATTAA
- the smpB gene encoding SsrA-binding protein SmpB, with protein sequence MTHIINIQNRRASFEYAFIDRYTAGIQLKGSEIKSIRGGKATINDAHCLIHNRELFVKGMHIAEYKNAGQYGHLPTADRKLLLTKNELRKLGDALKNKGLTIIPLRLFINERGFAKLEIALAKGKKIHDKRETIKKRDSDREIRRNFR encoded by the coding sequence ATGACCCATATCATTAACATACAAAACCGCAGGGCATCATTTGAATATGCTTTTATTGACCGGTACACTGCCGGCATTCAGTTAAAGGGCTCAGAAATAAAATCAATACGCGGGGGAAAGGCAACCATCAACGATGCGCACTGCCTCATTCATAACAGAGAATTGTTTGTGAAAGGAATGCACATTGCCGAATACAAGAACGCAGGGCAGTACGGACACCTGCCCACGGCCGACCGCAAACTCCTGCTCACAAAGAACGAACTCAGGAAACTGGGCGATGCGCTGAAGAACAAAGGACTCACTATTATTCCCCTGCGCCTGTTCATCAACGAAAGAGGTTTTGCCAAACTGGAGATTGCCCTCGCCAAAGGAAAAAAGATTCACGACAAGCGCGAAACCATTAAGAAACGGGATAGCGACAGGGAGATCAGAAGAAACTTCAGGTAG
- a CDS encoding DMT family transporter: MNSKFLNWSILFLLALVWGSSFILMKRGLDVFTSSQVAGLRMFIAFLFIIPFAFRYVKVKEKKDWLKFLGIGLFGNFIPAFLFTAAETGISSSLTGMLNGLTPFFTLLIGILVFKSKVSANKIIGIFIGLVGAVGLLIPEKFSDLGTNINYGGYVIIATILYGMSVNFIRQYAGNYHSITTTCWAILLVGPFGGAYLLFTDFSSAIHHPLFWSSLGYVALLAIGGTALSVMLFNLLVKNTGTLFSSSVTYLIPIVAILWGFFDGEEISLRQILSIFVILGGVYLVNRK; encoded by the coding sequence ATGAATTCTAAATTCCTCAACTGGTCAATATTATTTCTCCTCGCGCTTGTTTGGGGAAGTTCATTCATCCTGATGAAGCGCGGACTGGATGTATTCACTTCTTCGCAGGTGGCGGGATTAAGAATGTTTATCGCTTTTCTATTTATAATTCCTTTTGCATTCAGGTATGTAAAAGTGAAAGAGAAGAAAGACTGGCTGAAATTTCTTGGCATCGGCTTGTTTGGAAATTTTATTCCCGCTTTTCTTTTCACCGCAGCGGAAACGGGCATTTCTTCTTCCCTCACCGGAATGCTCAACGGGCTCACGCCTTTTTTCACACTCCTCATCGGCATATTGGTGTTTAAATCCAAGGTGAGCGCGAATAAAATCATCGGCATCTTCATCGGGCTTGTAGGCGCTGTGGGGTTATTAATTCCTGAAAAGTTTTCTGACCTTGGCACAAATATTAATTACGGTGGGTATGTAATCATCGCCACTATTCTTTACGGAATGAGCGTGAATTTTATCCGGCAATATGCAGGTAATTATCATTCCATCACCACTACCTGCTGGGCAATCCTTTTGGTGGGACCGTTTGGCGGAGCTTATCTTTTGTTCACTGATTTTTCATCTGCCATTCATCATCCGCTTTTCTGGAGCAGTCTGGGTTATGTTGCCCTTCTTGCCATAGGAGGAACGGCACTTTCGGTGATGCTGTTTAACCTGCTTGTGAAAAATACCGGAACGCTTTTTTCTTCTTCTGTTACGTATCTGATTCCCATCGTTGCAATTCTCTGGGGATTTTTTGACGGAGAAGAAATTTCTTTAAGGCAAATCCTTTCCATCTTCGTCATTCTCGGAGGGGTTTATCTGGTCAACAGGAAATAG